The proteins below come from a single Rhodococcus sp. WMMA185 genomic window:
- a CDS encoding glutamate synthase subunit beta: MGDPSGFLKHTSRELPVRRPVPLRLLDWKEVYEDFSSETLKTQASRCMDCGIPFCHNGCPLGNLIPEWNDLVYQDRWRDGIERLHATNNFPDFTGRLCPAPCEASCVLGINQDPVTIKQVEVELIDRAFDEGWVKPVHPTRSTGKKVAIVGSGPAGLAAAQQLTRAGHMVTVFERDDRIGGLLRYGIPEFKMEKRHIDRRLDQMKAEGTVFRTGVNVGVDITADALREQFDAVVLAGGATVARDLPIPGRELDGIHQAMEFLPIANRVQLGDFEEPTITAQGKKVVIIGGGDTGADCLGTSHRQGAVSVHQFEIMPRPPETRAEQTPWPMYPLMYRVASAHEEGGERLFSVNTEKFVGSDGKVTALIAHEVEMKSGRFEKVEGSDFEIEADLVLLAMGFVGAEKPGLLTDLGVGFDERGNVARTDKWATNVDGVFVAGDMGRGQSLIVWAIAEGRSAAAAVDEFLEGSTALPAPIVPTSAPQR, translated from the coding sequence GTGGGTGATCCAAGCGGCTTTCTGAAGCACACGTCACGCGAACTTCCGGTTCGCCGCCCGGTGCCGTTGCGCCTGCTCGACTGGAAAGAGGTCTACGAGGATTTCTCCTCGGAGACCCTGAAGACCCAGGCCAGCCGGTGCATGGACTGCGGTATCCCGTTCTGCCACAACGGCTGCCCCCTGGGGAACCTGATTCCCGAGTGGAACGACCTGGTGTATCAGGACCGCTGGCGCGACGGCATCGAGCGCCTGCATGCGACGAACAACTTCCCGGATTTCACCGGACGGCTGTGCCCGGCACCTTGTGAGGCGTCCTGTGTCCTGGGTATCAACCAGGACCCGGTCACGATCAAGCAGGTCGAGGTCGAACTGATCGACCGGGCGTTCGACGAAGGCTGGGTCAAGCCGGTGCATCCCACCCGCTCGACAGGCAAGAAGGTGGCCATCGTCGGTTCCGGACCCGCGGGTCTCGCTGCCGCACAGCAACTTACTCGTGCGGGCCACATGGTCACCGTCTTCGAGCGCGATGACCGCATCGGCGGACTGCTGCGTTACGGGATCCCCGAGTTCAAGATGGAGAAGCGCCACATCGATCGCCGTCTGGATCAGATGAAGGCCGAGGGCACCGTCTTCCGGACGGGTGTCAACGTGGGCGTCGACATCACCGCGGACGCGCTGCGGGAACAGTTCGACGCCGTCGTTCTGGCCGGTGGTGCCACCGTCGCTCGTGATCTTCCGATCCCCGGCCGCGAGTTGGACGGCATCCATCAGGCGATGGAGTTCCTTCCGATCGCCAACCGAGTACAGTTGGGTGACTTCGAGGAACCCACCATCACCGCGCAGGGCAAGAAGGTTGTGATCATCGGCGGTGGCGACACCGGCGCGGACTGCCTGGGTACCTCGCACCGTCAGGGTGCGGTGAGTGTTCACCAGTTCGAGATCATGCCGAGGCCCCCCGAGACCCGCGCCGAGCAGACGCCGTGGCCGATGTACCCGCTGATGTATCGCGTCGCGTCCGCCCACGAGGAGGGCGGAGAGCGGCTGTTCTCCGTCAATACGGAGAAGTTCGTCGGCAGCGACGGCAAAGTGACTGCGCTCATAGCCCACGAGGTCGAGATGAAGTCGGGTCGCTTCGAGAAGGTGGAGGGCTCGGACTTCGAGATCGAGGCTGATCTGGTTCTGCTGGCGATGGGCTTCGTCGGTGCTGAGAAGCCGGGTCTGCTCACCGATCTCGGTGTCGGTTTCGACGAGCGCGGCAACGTCGCCCGCACAGACAAGTGGGCAACCAACGTCGACGGCGTATTCGTGGCCGGAGACATGGGACGTGGACAGTCCCTGATCGTGTGGGCCATCGCCGAGGGCCGTTCCGCAGCGGCGGCGGTAGATGAATTCCTCGAGGGTTCGACGGCGTTGCCTGCGCCGATCGTGCCGACCAGCGCACCACAGCGCTGA
- the gltB gene encoding glutamate synthase large subunit, with amino-acid sequence MKQLPGPQGLYHPANEHDSCGVAFVVDMKGRSSRDIVEKAITALVNLEHRGAAGSEPNTGDGAGILLQVPDKFFRAVVDFPLPAAGKYATGIAFLPQSQADAQRAVEAVEKIVENEGLKVLGWREVGTDESSLGALARDAMPTFRQIFIGSENHALSGLELERRAYVIRKRTEHELGNEGAGQDGPGRETVYFPSLSSQTFVYKGMLTTPQLKGFYLDLQDERLESALGLVHSRFSTNTFPSWPLAHPFRRVAHNGEINTVTGNENWMRAREALIDSDIFGGRDELEKIFPVCTKGASDTARFDEVLEMLHLGGRSLPHAVLMMIPEAWERHEGMDPARRAFYQYHASLMEPWDGPASVCFTDGTVIGAVLDRNGLRPSRLWVTDDDLVVMASEVGVLPIDPATVVQKIRLQPGRMFLVDTEKGRIISDDEIKSELAAEHPYQEWVEQGLTHMDDLPDRPYTYMSHERVVLRQQMFGYTSEEVSLLVKPMAASGAEALGSMGTDTPIAVLSSRPRMLFDYFSQLFAQVTNPPLDAIREEVVTSLGGTIGPEHDLLHPTAESCHQIYLPQPILHNDDLSKLIHVNDDGDFPNFRSVIVRGLYPVAEGGEGLRRALDDVRYQVSEAIAGGARLIVLSDRESNETYAPIPSLLMTSAVHHHLVREKTRTKVGLIVESGDAREVHHMAVLLGFGAAAVNPYMAFETIDEAVQNNELDGVSHDKAIENYIKAAGKGVLKVMSKMGISTLASYTGAQLFQVIGLSQELVNEYFTGLNSSLGGIGLDEIAADVAVRHSNAYLDRPEERAHRELEVGGEYQWRREGEYHLFNPDTVFKLQHSTRTGQYEVFKEYTKLVDDQSERLAALRGLFEFKKGIREPVPLDEVEPASEIVKRFSTGAMSYGSISAEAHETLAIAMNRLGGRSNSGEGGEDPARFNRDEDGEWRRSAIKQVASGRFGVTSHYLTNCTDIQIKMAQGAKPGEGGQLPAHKVYPWVAEVRHSTPGVGLISPPPHHDIYSIEDLAQLIYDLKNANPEARIHVKLVSELGVGTVAAGVSKAHADVVLISGHDGGTGATPLTSMKHAGAPWELGLAETQQTLLLNGLRDRIVVQVDGQLKTGRDVMIAALLGGEEFGFATAPLVVSGCVMMRVCHLDTCPVGIATQNPVLRKRFTGQPEFVENFFLFIAEEVRELLAELGFRTLDEAVGQVDVLDTTKAFEHWKGSKAGNLDLSPILHQPESAFMNQDLYCTGTQDHGLDKALDQQLIVASRNALDKGEKVAFESPITNVNRTVGAMLGHEVTKAYGGAGLPDNTIDITFTGSAGNSFGAFVPKGITLRLNGDANDFVGKGLSGGRIVVRPPLETAPGFVAEDNIIGGNVILFGATSGEALLRGVVGERFAVRNSGATAVVEGVGDHGCEYMTGGKVVILGATGRNFGAGMSGGVAYVYNPDKVFENNLNTELVDLEDLTGDDFTWLKSAIERHRDETGSEVAARILSDWSQQVSHFAKVMPRDYKKVLLAIEAAKKDGKNVDEAVMEAARG; translated from the coding sequence ATGAAGCAACTTCCAGGCCCTCAGGGGCTATACCATCCCGCAAACGAGCACGATTCCTGTGGTGTCGCGTTCGTAGTGGACATGAAGGGCCGAAGCAGCAGAGACATCGTCGAGAAGGCGATCACCGCTCTGGTGAACCTCGAGCACCGTGGTGCTGCGGGCTCCGAACCCAATACGGGTGACGGTGCCGGCATCCTCCTCCAGGTTCCGGACAAGTTCTTCCGCGCGGTAGTCGATTTCCCACTGCCCGCCGCGGGAAAGTACGCCACTGGCATCGCGTTCCTGCCGCAGAGCCAGGCTGACGCTCAGCGTGCAGTGGAGGCGGTCGAGAAGATCGTCGAGAACGAGGGGCTGAAGGTTCTCGGTTGGCGCGAGGTGGGAACCGACGAATCGTCGCTCGGTGCCCTCGCTCGCGACGCCATGCCCACGTTCCGGCAGATCTTCATCGGCAGCGAGAACCACGCCCTGAGCGGGCTCGAACTCGAGCGCCGCGCCTACGTCATCCGCAAGCGCACCGAGCACGAGTTGGGTAACGAAGGCGCCGGTCAGGACGGCCCCGGTCGCGAAACCGTGTACTTCCCGAGCCTGTCGAGCCAGACGTTCGTGTACAAGGGAATGCTCACGACTCCGCAGCTCAAGGGTTTCTACCTGGACCTGCAGGACGAGCGCCTCGAGTCGGCCCTCGGCCTCGTGCACTCACGCTTCTCCACCAACACGTTCCCGTCATGGCCACTGGCCCACCCGTTCCGTCGGGTGGCGCACAACGGTGAGATCAACACCGTTACCGGCAACGAGAACTGGATGCGCGCCCGCGAAGCGCTCATCGACAGCGACATATTCGGTGGTCGCGACGAGCTCGAGAAAATCTTCCCGGTCTGCACCAAGGGCGCGAGCGACACCGCGCGTTTCGACGAGGTGCTCGAGATGCTGCACCTCGGTGGCCGTAGCCTCCCGCACGCGGTCCTGATGATGATCCCGGAAGCCTGGGAGCGTCACGAGGGCATGGATCCCGCGCGTCGGGCGTTCTACCAGTACCACGCGTCACTCATGGAGCCGTGGGACGGACCGGCCTCGGTGTGCTTCACCGACGGCACCGTCATCGGCGCGGTGCTCGACCGCAATGGCCTGCGCCCGTCGCGTCTGTGGGTGACCGACGACGACCTGGTCGTCATGGCCTCCGAGGTCGGCGTTCTGCCGATCGATCCTGCCACCGTCGTGCAGAAGATCAGGCTGCAGCCCGGCCGCATGTTCCTCGTCGACACCGAAAAGGGTCGCATCATCAGCGACGACGAGATCAAGTCGGAGTTGGCTGCCGAGCACCCGTACCAGGAGTGGGTCGAGCAGGGGCTGACTCACATGGACGATCTGCCGGACCGTCCGTACACCTACATGTCGCACGAACGTGTCGTTCTGCGTCAGCAGATGTTCGGGTACACCAGCGAAGAGGTCAGCCTCCTCGTGAAGCCGATGGCGGCTTCCGGTGCCGAGGCTCTGGGTTCGATGGGTACCGACACCCCGATCGCCGTTCTGTCCTCGCGGCCGCGAATGCTGTTCGACTACTTCTCTCAGCTGTTCGCGCAGGTCACCAACCCTCCGTTGGACGCAATCCGGGAGGAGGTCGTCACCAGCCTCGGCGGCACCATCGGTCCCGAGCACGACCTGCTGCACCCCACCGCAGAGTCCTGCCATCAGATCTACCTGCCGCAGCCGATCCTGCACAACGACGACCTGTCGAAGCTCATCCACGTCAACGACGACGGTGACTTCCCGAACTTCCGCAGCGTCATCGTCCGGGGCCTCTACCCGGTGGCCGAGGGCGGAGAAGGCCTGCGCCGGGCCCTCGACGACGTCCGGTACCAGGTGTCGGAGGCCATCGCCGGTGGTGCACGCCTCATCGTCCTGTCCGACCGTGAGTCGAACGAGACCTACGCGCCGATCCCGTCGCTGTTGATGACCTCGGCCGTCCACCACCACTTGGTGCGCGAGAAGACCCGCACCAAGGTCGGTCTCATCGTGGAATCCGGCGATGCACGTGAGGTGCATCACATGGCGGTTCTCCTCGGGTTCGGTGCAGCAGCGGTCAACCCCTACATGGCGTTCGAGACGATCGACGAGGCCGTCCAAAACAACGAGTTGGACGGCGTCAGTCACGACAAGGCCATCGAGAATTACATCAAGGCGGCAGGCAAGGGCGTGCTCAAGGTGATGTCCAAGATGGGCATCTCCACCCTCGCCTCCTACACCGGTGCCCAACTGTTCCAGGTCATCGGTCTGTCACAGGAACTGGTGAACGAGTACTTCACCGGACTCAACTCGAGCCTGGGCGGAATCGGGCTCGACGAGATCGCAGCCGACGTGGCAGTTCGTCACTCCAATGCGTACCTGGACCGTCCGGAGGAGCGCGCGCACCGCGAGCTCGAGGTGGGCGGTGAGTACCAGTGGCGTCGCGAGGGCGAGTACCACCTGTTCAACCCCGACACGGTGTTCAAGCTGCAGCACTCCACGCGCACCGGGCAATACGAGGTGTTCAAGGAGTACACGAAGCTGGTCGACGACCAGTCCGAGCGCCTCGCAGCGTTGCGCGGCCTGTTCGAGTTCAAGAAGGGTATCCGCGAGCCGGTCCCGCTGGACGAGGTCGAGCCGGCCTCCGAGATCGTCAAGCGCTTCTCGACCGGGGCAATGAGCTACGGCTCCATCTCGGCCGAGGCGCACGAGACTCTCGCGATCGCGATGAACCGTCTCGGTGGTCGCTCCAACTCCGGTGAGGGCGGCGAGGATCCGGCGCGTTTCAACCGAGACGAGGATGGCGAGTGGCGCCGGTCGGCGATCAAGCAGGTGGCGTCCGGACGCTTCGGTGTCACATCGCACTACCTGACCAACTGCACCGACATCCAGATCAAGATGGCGCAGGGAGCCAAGCCCGGTGAGGGCGGTCAGTTGCCGGCGCACAAGGTGTACCCCTGGGTGGCCGAGGTGCGGCACTCCACGCCTGGCGTCGGGTTGATCTCGCCGCCGCCGCACCACGACATCTACTCGATCGAGGATCTAGCGCAGCTGATCTACGACCTGAAGAACGCCAATCCCGAGGCTCGCATCCACGTGAAGCTGGTCTCCGAGTTGGGCGTCGGCACTGTTGCCGCGGGCGTGTCCAAGGCCCACGCCGATGTCGTGCTGATCTCCGGTCACGACGGTGGCACCGGGGCAACCCCGCTGACCTCTATGAAGCACGCGGGCGCTCCCTGGGAGCTCGGCTTGGCCGAGACTCAGCAGACGCTGCTGCTCAACGGCCTGCGCGACCGCATCGTCGTTCAGGTGGACGGACAGCTCAAGACTGGTCGCGACGTCATGATCGCTGCACTGCTCGGTGGTGAGGAGTTCGGATTCGCGACTGCCCCACTGGTGGTTTCGGGCTGCGTCATGATGCGGGTGTGCCACCTCGACACCTGCCCGGTGGGAATCGCCACCCAGAACCCGGTTCTGCGCAAACGGTTCACTGGTCAGCCCGAGTTCGTGGAGAACTTCTTCCTCTTCATCGCCGAAGAGGTCCGCGAACTGTTGGCCGAGCTGGGATTCCGCACCCTCGACGAAGCCGTCGGACAGGTCGATGTCCTCGACACGACGAAGGCGTTCGAGCACTGGAAGGGCAGCAAGGCGGGTAATCTCGATCTTTCCCCGATCCTGCACCAGCCCGAGTCGGCGTTCATGAACCAGGACCTGTACTGCACGGGAACCCAGGATCACGGACTCGACAAGGCTCTCGACCAGCAACTGATCGTCGCGAGCCGCAATGCTCTGGACAAGGGCGAGAAGGTCGCGTTCGAGTCGCCGATCACCAACGTCAACCGCACGGTTGGCGCCATGCTCGGCCACGAGGTGACCAAGGCCTACGGTGGTGCGGGGCTGCCCGACAACACGATCGACATCACGTTCACCGGTTCGGCAGGAAACAGCTTCGGCGCGTTCGTTCCCAAGGGCATCACCCTTCGCCTCAACGGCGACGCGAACGACTTCGTCGGCAAGGGGCTCTCCGGTGGTCGGATCGTGGTACGCCCACCGCTCGAGACCGCTCCCGGGTTCGTCGCCGAGGACAACATCATCGGCGGCAACGTGATTCTCTTCGGTGCCACGAGCGGCGAGGCTCTGCTCCGCGGCGTCGTGGGGGAGCGGTTCGCGGTTCGCAACTCCGGTGCCACCGCGGTGGTCGAGGGTGTCGGCGATCACGGCTGCGAGTACATGACGGGCGGTAAGGTCGTCATCCTCGGCGCGACGGGACGCAACTTCGGTGCCGGCATGTCCGGTGGCGTCGCGTACGTCTACAACCCCGACAAGGTGTTCGAGAACAATCTCAATACCGAACTGGTGGATCTCGAGGACCTCACGGGTGATGACTTCACCTGGCTGAAGTCCGCAATCGAGCGTCACCGCGACGAGACGGGCTCCGAGGTTGCCGCGCGCATCCTCTCCGACTGGTCGCAGCAGGTCAGTCACTTCGCGAAGGTGATGCCCCGCGATTACAAGAAGGTGCTCTTGGCCATCGAGGCCGCGAAGAAGGATGGAAAGAACGTGGACGAGGCAGTGATGGAGGCAGCTCGTGGGTGA
- a CDS encoding TetR/AcrR family transcriptional regulator: protein MAGKQDQVLDAAIELVGTRGLRALTHRAVDELAGMPQGSTSNYFRSRGALLEGLITRLGQRDRDDFRMLAKAPPEDREELVNALAAFVRYATGPDRVRTTARYALFVEAASTPALETIIRSIRSRLVEWGADMLEQVGSRDPAAGAAAITDYVDGVVLHQLTMPDPQFDPATGIGTVVGAFV from the coding sequence GTGGCAGGAAAACAAGACCAGGTACTGGACGCCGCGATCGAGTTGGTCGGCACGCGTGGATTGCGTGCCCTTACGCACCGGGCCGTCGACGAACTAGCGGGAATGCCACAGGGATCCACGTCGAACTACTTCCGCAGTAGGGGTGCGCTGCTCGAGGGATTGATCACTCGATTGGGTCAACGTGACCGAGACGACTTCCGGATGCTCGCGAAGGCGCCGCCGGAAGACCGGGAAGAGTTGGTGAATGCGCTGGCCGCTTTCGTGCGCTACGCCACCGGTCCTGACCGTGTACGAACGACCGCCCGGTACGCGCTCTTCGTGGAGGCTGCATCAACGCCGGCGTTGGAGACGATCATCCGCTCGATCCGGTCCCGGCTCGTCGAATGGGGCGCGGACATGCTCGAACAGGTCGGATCGAGGGATCCGGCAGCCGGCGCTGCGGCAATTACCGACTACGTGGACGGGGTGGTCCTTCACCAGCTGACTATGCCTGACCCGCAATTCGATCCGGCTACCGGAATCGGCACCGTGGTCGGCGCGTTCGTTTGA
- a CDS encoding FAD-dependent monooxygenase, protein MTRSAAILGAGIGGLAVAGALSRGGWHVDVFERAPQLPTSGTALAMWPHALTALDAIGAGDRVREVGSAQHRGSFLRPDGSRIGTIDNTSRTTYLLSRPALLGALYEALPNKALAFGTPAPPLDALTDYDVSIGADGLRSPTRRQLFGDGYEPVYTGVTAWRGWIPGCQSDMSETWDKSALFGITPRDGNLVNWFACVRADEGFDGGIDFLRRRFGSWHTEVRAVLEAMTDAAMLHHDLYESPALPSYVSGRTALLGDAAHAMAPNLGRGASEALVDAATLGRLLARSNDIRDALLRYDRARRRPTRRLVHSSRIMSAVAMTRHLRPTRDLAVKLATGLA, encoded by the coding sequence ATGACTCGTTCCGCAGCAATACTCGGCGCAGGAATCGGTGGACTTGCCGTCGCCGGCGCCCTCTCCCGCGGGGGCTGGCATGTCGACGTCTTCGAGCGTGCGCCCCAACTGCCCACGTCCGGTACCGCCCTCGCGATGTGGCCGCACGCACTCACCGCGCTCGACGCCATCGGAGCGGGCGATCGAGTACGCGAAGTGGGATCAGCGCAGCACCGCGGGTCATTCCTCCGGCCCGACGGATCCCGCATCGGGACCATCGACAACACGAGCCGGACCACCTATCTTCTGTCGCGGCCCGCCCTTCTCGGTGCCCTGTACGAAGCCTTGCCCAACAAGGCCCTTGCATTCGGCACGCCCGCGCCGCCACTCGACGCGCTGACCGACTACGACGTGTCGATCGGGGCGGATGGCTTGCGCAGCCCAACCCGACGGCAGTTGTTCGGGGACGGATACGAACCCGTCTATACCGGCGTCACCGCATGGCGCGGGTGGATTCCAGGATGCCAAAGCGACATGAGTGAAACCTGGGACAAATCAGCGCTTTTCGGAATCACCCCCCGCGACGGCAATCTGGTCAACTGGTTTGCGTGCGTACGTGCGGACGAAGGATTCGACGGCGGCATCGATTTCCTGCGCCGCCGCTTCGGGAGCTGGCACACCGAAGTCCGAGCCGTTCTCGAAGCGATGACGGACGCGGCGATGCTGCATCACGATCTGTACGAATCCCCTGCTTTGCCCTCGTATGTATCGGGCCGGACAGCGCTTCTTGGTGACGCAGCACACGCCATGGCACCGAATCTCGGCCGCGGTGCATCCGAAGCGCTGGTCGATGCCGCAACTTTGGGGCGACTGCTTGCCCGCAGCAACGACATTCGAGACGCACTCCTTCGCTACGACCGCGCGCGTCGCCGTCCGACCCGCAGACTCGTCCACAGTTCGCGGATCATGTCCGCCGTCGCGATGACACGGCACCTACGTCCTACTCGCGATCTCGCTGTGAAGCTGGCCACCGGCCTGGCCTGA
- a CDS encoding acyltransferase family protein, whose protein sequence is MVVNSVDESARLTTISSLTGIRAFAMLLVVGAHAGFWTGKYTPDLVGAFYSRLEIGVAIFFALSGYLLFRPWVKALARGGQSPAVGTYLWHRARRILPAYWIAIIAVYTIYLFRDSGETGLGWDGFLRNMTFTQIYGFGHFHDGLTQTWSLAVEVIFYLLLPLIAWALVVVVCGGRWRPGRLVLGLSVLAMTTPLWIVFTHTDAQISITARLWFPGFFAWFVGGMVLAVASMTLRRFNPYAAGAGALVCFLLAMTPATGEATIVPDDGGAAITKAFLYLMFAMFLLAPLVVGSHDGPFGSLCASRPMVWLGEISYEFFLVHLVVMEFVMEMLGYGTFQGSAVGVFIVTTVLTIPPAWALHRGIARVVLWRENQTRAGRPSPTAVAVADSRSYADRVSGASRS, encoded by the coding sequence GTGGTTGTCAATTCCGTGGACGAGTCTGCGCGGCTTACTACGATCAGTTCTCTCACGGGAATACGGGCCTTCGCGATGCTCCTGGTGGTGGGGGCGCATGCCGGTTTCTGGACCGGCAAGTACACACCCGACCTTGTGGGTGCGTTCTACTCTCGACTCGAGATCGGCGTGGCGATCTTCTTCGCCCTGTCCGGGTATCTGCTGTTCCGGCCCTGGGTGAAGGCACTGGCCAGAGGGGGTCAGAGTCCGGCGGTGGGCACGTACTTGTGGCACCGAGCACGAAGGATCTTGCCCGCATACTGGATCGCCATTATTGCGGTTTACACGATCTACCTGTTCCGCGATTCGGGCGAAACCGGACTCGGGTGGGACGGATTCCTGCGGAACATGACCTTCACCCAGATCTATGGGTTCGGCCATTTCCACGATGGGTTGACGCAGACATGGTCGCTGGCGGTGGAGGTGATCTTCTACCTGCTCCTGCCACTGATCGCCTGGGCGCTCGTGGTTGTAGTGTGTGGCGGGCGTTGGCGGCCCGGTCGACTGGTGCTGGGGTTGTCCGTTCTGGCGATGACCACCCCGCTGTGGATCGTTTTCACGCACACCGACGCCCAGATTTCGATTACCGCGCGGCTGTGGTTCCCGGGCTTCTTCGCCTGGTTCGTGGGAGGGATGGTCCTGGCGGTCGCTTCGATGACGCTTCGCCGCTTCAATCCGTATGCGGCGGGCGCCGGAGCGCTGGTCTGCTTTCTACTGGCCATGACACCCGCGACCGGTGAGGCAACGATCGTCCCCGACGACGGCGGAGCGGCGATCACCAAGGCTTTCCTGTACCTGATGTTCGCGATGTTCCTGCTGGCCCCGCTGGTCGTCGGCTCACACGACGGACCGTTCGGATCCCTGTGCGCGTCCAGGCCCATGGTGTGGCTCGGCGAGATTTCGTACGAGTTCTTCCTCGTGCATCTCGTCGTCATGGAGTTCGTCATGGAGATGCTCGGCTACGGGACCTTCCAAGGTTCCGCGGTGGGTGTGTTCATCGTCACCACTGTCTTGACCATCCCTCCTGCATGGGCACTGCACAGGGGAATCGCACGCGTCGTGTTGTGGCGCGAGAATCAGACCCGTGCCGGTCGACCCTCACCCACGGCCGTCGCTGTCGCCGACAGCCGCTCGTACGCCGATCGCGTCTCCGGTGCCAGCAGGTCTTGA
- a CDS encoding MmpS family transport accessory protein, which yields MAQPGYPQQPPQKKHPVWLWVLIAVVGVVLLGFAGCTALVGVAVKEVNEEVSRTIDVQYEVTSTSDDIRSIRYTSGDSESVEAASVTTPWSETVTISGLVKLATLSVSTGSSGRTVSCTISEGGKVLDSDTASGPYASVYCSKILD from the coding sequence ATGGCTCAGCCCGGCTATCCTCAGCAGCCTCCGCAGAAGAAGCACCCCGTCTGGCTCTGGGTGTTGATCGCGGTAGTCGGCGTCGTCCTGCTCGGTTTCGCGGGGTGCACAGCGTTGGTGGGGGTTGCGGTGAAGGAGGTGAACGAGGAGGTCAGCCGTACGATCGACGTTCAGTACGAGGTCACTTCGACCTCCGACGACATCCGGTCGATCCGGTACACAAGCGGCGACTCGGAGTCGGTCGAAGCCGCCAGCGTAACCACGCCGTGGTCCGAGACCGTCACGATCTCCGGATTGGTCAAGCTGGCAACACTGAGCGTCTCCACCGGTAGTTCCGGGAGAACCGTGAGCTGCACCATCTCCGAAGGCGGCAAGGTCCTCGACTCGGACACAGCGAGCGGCCCCTACGCCTCCGTCTACTGCTCGAAGATCCTGGACTAG
- a CDS encoding RDD family protein: MSGPTHHYAGIVTRGLAAGIDLLIVSAVMGLIYIGALIAQLLFSPQEFSFPRGNAVLSVSTFITVSVLYLTACWAVSGRTVGAVTMGLRVISRSGRLIGWPRAFLRAVLYVMFGFGLLWAAVDPRRRSVQDILLRTTVVYDWEPDLHLGEAAPGI, translated from the coding sequence ATGAGCGGGCCTACACATCACTACGCGGGAATCGTCACCCGAGGGTTGGCCGCCGGTATCGACCTCCTGATCGTGTCGGCGGTGATGGGCCTTATCTATATCGGTGCGTTGATTGCGCAGCTGTTGTTCTCACCGCAGGAATTCTCGTTTCCCAGGGGCAACGCCGTGCTCTCCGTCAGCACGTTCATCACCGTGTCGGTGCTGTACCTCACGGCATGCTGGGCCGTCAGCGGTCGCACCGTCGGAGCGGTGACGATGGGCCTGCGAGTGATAAGCCGCAGCGGGAGGTTGATCGGCTGGCCGCGAGCATTCCTGCGCGCCGTGCTGTACGTGATGTTCGGGTTCGGGCTGCTGTGGGCGGCCGTCGACCCTCGGCGCCGGTCGGTTCAGGACATCCTGTTGCGGACCACGGTCGTCTACGACTGGGAGCCCGACCTACATCTCGGCGAAGCTGCGCCGGGGATATGA
- a CDS encoding VOC family protein, with the protein MTATLSAIELVVRDLPASLAFYRQLGLDIPVDAERSPHVEVELPGGVRLMWDTIETIRSFTPEWEEPSGGHRVCLAFDCGTAEGVNKLFDEITGAGHTGRKKPWDAPWGQRYAIVDDPDGNPVDLFAALTR; encoded by the coding sequence ATGACCGCAACACTCAGCGCCATCGAACTGGTCGTTCGCGACCTGCCCGCCTCACTCGCGTTCTACAGGCAACTCGGACTCGACATCCCCGTCGATGCCGAAAGGTCGCCCCACGTCGAAGTCGAGCTTCCCGGCGGTGTTCGCCTGATGTGGGACACGATCGAGACCATCCGTTCGTTTACGCCCGAATGGGAAGAACCCAGCGGTGGGCATCGCGTCTGCCTCGCCTTCGATTGCGGAACCGCCGAAGGCGTCAACAAGCTGTTCGATGAGATCACAGGTGCCGGCCACACTGGCCGGAAGAAGCCGTGGGACGCGCCCTGGGGCCAGCGATACGCCATCGTCGACGATCCCGACGGCAATCCCGTCGACCTGTTCGCAGCCCTCACACGGTGA